One genomic region from Ochotona princeps isolate mOchPri1 chromosome 5, mOchPri1.hap1, whole genome shotgun sequence encodes:
- the FIGN gene encoding fidgetin isoform X1, translating into MISSTSVYGLKMQWTPEHAQWPEQHFDITSTTRSPAHKVEAYRGHLQRTYQYAWANDDISALTASNLLKKYAEKYSGILEGPVDRPVLGNYSDASSGLVNGRKTESEPWQPSLNSEAVYPMNCVPDVITASKAGVSSALPPADVSASIGSSPGVASNLAEPSYSSSTCGSHTVPSLHAGLPSQEYAPGYNGSYLHSTYSSQPAPALPSPHPSPLHSSGLLQPPPPPPPPPALVPGYNGTSNLSSYSYPSASYPAQTAVGSGYSPGGAPPPPSAYLPSGIPAPTPLPPTTVPGYSYQGHGLTPIAPSALTNSSASSLKRKAFYMAGQGDMDSSYGNYSYGQQRSTQSPMYRMPDNSIGNTNRGSGFERSAETSSLAFKPTKQLMSSEQQRKFSSQSSRALTPPSYSTAKNSLGSRSSESFGKYTSPVMGEHGDEHRQLLSHPMQGPGLRAATSSNHSVDEQLKNTDTHLIDLVTNEIITQGPPVDWNDIAGLDLVKAVIKEEVLWPVLRSDAFTGLTALPRSILLFGPRGTGKTLLGRCIASQLGATFFKIAGSGLVAKWLGEAEKMIHASFLVARCRQPSVIFVSDIDMLLSSQVSEEHSPVSRMRTEFLMQLDTVLTSAEDQIVVICATSKPEEIDESLRRYFMKRLLIPLPDSTARHQIIVQLLSQHNYCLNDKEFALLVQRTEGFSGLDVAHLCQEAAVGPLHAMPATDLAAIMPSQLRPVTYQDFENAFCKIQPSISQKELDMYVEWNKMFGCSQ; encoded by the coding sequence GCTTGAAAATGCAGTGGACGCCAGAGCATGCCCAGTGGCCAGAACAGCACTTTGATATCACCTCAACCACACGGTCTCCTGCCCACAAGGTTGAAGCTTACAGAGGTCATTTGCAGCGCACCTATCAGTACGCCTGGGCAAATGATGACATATCTGCTCTGACTGCATCCAACCTGCTAAAGAAGTATGCGGAGAAGTATTCCGGCATATTGGAGGGTCCTGTGGACCGACCTGTACTAGGCAACTATTCAGATGCATCATCGGGACTAGTGAATGGTCGGAAAACTGAAAGCGAACCCTGGCAGCCTTCCTTGAATTCAGAAGCTGTTTATCCCATGAACTGTGTTCCAGATGTCATCACCGCCAGCAAAGCTGGAGTCAGTTCAGCCCTCCCTCCAGCAGATGTCTCTGCAAGTATAGGGAGCTCTCCTGGGGTGGCCAGCAACCTGGCAGAACCTAGTTATTCAAGTAGTACCTGTGGAAGCCACACCGTACCTAGTCTTCATGCAGGCCTCCCTTCTCAGGAATATGCCCCAGGATACAATGGCTCATATTTACATTCTACTTACAGTAGCCAGCCAGCACCTGCACTTCCTTCACCTCATCCATCTCCTTTGCATAGCTCTGGGCTCCTACAGCCACCGCCACCACCTCCTCCACCACCAGCCCTGGTCCCAGGCTACAATGGGACATCTAACCTCTCCAGTTACAGCTATCCCTCTGCTAGCTATCCTGCTCAGACTGCCGTGGGGTCCGGGTACAGCCCTGGGGGTGCACCACCACCTCCTTCTGCATACCTGCCTTCAGGAATTCCTGCTCCCACTCCTCTGCCGCCCACTACCGTTCCCGGCTACAGCTACCAGGGCCACGGTTTGACACCCATTGCACCCTCGGCTCTGACCAACAGTTCGGCAAGTTCTCTCAAAAGGAAAGCTTTCTACATGGCAGGCCAGGGAGATATGGACTCCAGTTACGGAAATTACAGCTATGGCCAACAGAGGTCTACACAGAGTCCTATGTACAGAATGCCCGACAACAGCATTGGAAACACAAATCGGGGGAGTGGCTTTGAGAGAAGTGCTGAAACATCATCCTTAGCATTTAAGCCCACAAAGCAACTAATGTCCTCTGAACAGCAAAGGAAATTCAGCAGCCAGTCCAGTAGGGCTCTGACCCCTCCTTCCTACAGTACTGCTAAAAATTCACTGGGTTCCAGATCCAGTGAATCCTTTGGGAAGTACACGTCGCCAGTCATGGGTGAGCATGGAGACGAGCACAGGCAGCTCCTCTCTCACCCGATGCAAGGCCCTGGACTCCGTGCAGCTACCTCATCCAACCACTCTGTGGACGAGCAACTGAAGAACACTGACACGCACCTCATTGACCTGGTAACCAATGAGATCATCACCCAAGGACCTCCAGTGGACTGGAATGACATTGCTGGTCTCGACCTAGTGAAGGCTGTCATTAAGGAGGAGGTTTTATGGCCAGTGTTGAGGTCGGATGCGTTCACTGGACTGACAGCCTTACCTCGGAGCATCCTCTTGTTTGGACCTCGGGGGACAGGCAAGACGTTATTGGGTAGATGCATAGCCAGTCAGCTGGGGGCCACGTTTTTCAAAATTGCCGGTTCTGGACTAGTCGCCAAGTGGTTAGGTGAAGCAGAGAAAATGATCCATGCCTCTTTTCTTGTGGCCAGGTGTCGCCAGCCCTCGGTGATCTTCGTTAGTGATATTGACATGCTGCTCTCCTCTCAGGTGAGTGAGGAGCACAGTCCAGTCAGTCGGATGAGAACCGAATTTCTGATGCAGCTGGACACTGTACTAACTTCAGCTGAGGACCAAATCGTAGTAATTTGTGCCACCAGTAAACCAGAAGAAATAGATGAATCTCTCCGGAGGTACTTCATGAAACGACTTTTAATCCCACTTCCTGACAGCACAGCGAGGCACCAGATAATAGTACAACTGCTCTCACAGCACAATTACTGTCTCAATGACAAGGAGTTTGCACTGCTCGTCCAGCGCACAGAAGGCTTTTCTGGACTGGACGTGGCTCATTTGTGTCAGGAAGCAGCCGTGGGCCCCCTCCATGCCATGCCAGCCACAGACCTTGCAGCCATCATGCCCAGCCAGCTGAGGCCTGTTACGTATCAAGACTTTGAAAATGCTTTCTGCAAGATTCAGCCTAGCATATCTCAAAAAGAGCTCGATATGTATGTTGAGTGGAACAAAATGTTTGGTTGCAGTCAGTGA
- the FIGN gene encoding fidgetin isoform X2, translated as MQWTPEHAQWPEQHFDITSTTRSPAHKVEAYRGHLQRTYQYAWANDDISALTASNLLKKYAEKYSGILEGPVDRPVLGNYSDASSGLVNGRKTESEPWQPSLNSEAVYPMNCVPDVITASKAGVSSALPPADVSASIGSSPGVASNLAEPSYSSSTCGSHTVPSLHAGLPSQEYAPGYNGSYLHSTYSSQPAPALPSPHPSPLHSSGLLQPPPPPPPPPALVPGYNGTSNLSSYSYPSASYPAQTAVGSGYSPGGAPPPPSAYLPSGIPAPTPLPPTTVPGYSYQGHGLTPIAPSALTNSSASSLKRKAFYMAGQGDMDSSYGNYSYGQQRSTQSPMYRMPDNSIGNTNRGSGFERSAETSSLAFKPTKQLMSSEQQRKFSSQSSRALTPPSYSTAKNSLGSRSSESFGKYTSPVMGEHGDEHRQLLSHPMQGPGLRAATSSNHSVDEQLKNTDTHLIDLVTNEIITQGPPVDWNDIAGLDLVKAVIKEEVLWPVLRSDAFTGLTALPRSILLFGPRGTGKTLLGRCIASQLGATFFKIAGSGLVAKWLGEAEKMIHASFLVARCRQPSVIFVSDIDMLLSSQVSEEHSPVSRMRTEFLMQLDTVLTSAEDQIVVICATSKPEEIDESLRRYFMKRLLIPLPDSTARHQIIVQLLSQHNYCLNDKEFALLVQRTEGFSGLDVAHLCQEAAVGPLHAMPATDLAAIMPSQLRPVTYQDFENAFCKIQPSISQKELDMYVEWNKMFGCSQ; from the coding sequence ATGCAGTGGACGCCAGAGCATGCCCAGTGGCCAGAACAGCACTTTGATATCACCTCAACCACACGGTCTCCTGCCCACAAGGTTGAAGCTTACAGAGGTCATTTGCAGCGCACCTATCAGTACGCCTGGGCAAATGATGACATATCTGCTCTGACTGCATCCAACCTGCTAAAGAAGTATGCGGAGAAGTATTCCGGCATATTGGAGGGTCCTGTGGACCGACCTGTACTAGGCAACTATTCAGATGCATCATCGGGACTAGTGAATGGTCGGAAAACTGAAAGCGAACCCTGGCAGCCTTCCTTGAATTCAGAAGCTGTTTATCCCATGAACTGTGTTCCAGATGTCATCACCGCCAGCAAAGCTGGAGTCAGTTCAGCCCTCCCTCCAGCAGATGTCTCTGCAAGTATAGGGAGCTCTCCTGGGGTGGCCAGCAACCTGGCAGAACCTAGTTATTCAAGTAGTACCTGTGGAAGCCACACCGTACCTAGTCTTCATGCAGGCCTCCCTTCTCAGGAATATGCCCCAGGATACAATGGCTCATATTTACATTCTACTTACAGTAGCCAGCCAGCACCTGCACTTCCTTCACCTCATCCATCTCCTTTGCATAGCTCTGGGCTCCTACAGCCACCGCCACCACCTCCTCCACCACCAGCCCTGGTCCCAGGCTACAATGGGACATCTAACCTCTCCAGTTACAGCTATCCCTCTGCTAGCTATCCTGCTCAGACTGCCGTGGGGTCCGGGTACAGCCCTGGGGGTGCACCACCACCTCCTTCTGCATACCTGCCTTCAGGAATTCCTGCTCCCACTCCTCTGCCGCCCACTACCGTTCCCGGCTACAGCTACCAGGGCCACGGTTTGACACCCATTGCACCCTCGGCTCTGACCAACAGTTCGGCAAGTTCTCTCAAAAGGAAAGCTTTCTACATGGCAGGCCAGGGAGATATGGACTCCAGTTACGGAAATTACAGCTATGGCCAACAGAGGTCTACACAGAGTCCTATGTACAGAATGCCCGACAACAGCATTGGAAACACAAATCGGGGGAGTGGCTTTGAGAGAAGTGCTGAAACATCATCCTTAGCATTTAAGCCCACAAAGCAACTAATGTCCTCTGAACAGCAAAGGAAATTCAGCAGCCAGTCCAGTAGGGCTCTGACCCCTCCTTCCTACAGTACTGCTAAAAATTCACTGGGTTCCAGATCCAGTGAATCCTTTGGGAAGTACACGTCGCCAGTCATGGGTGAGCATGGAGACGAGCACAGGCAGCTCCTCTCTCACCCGATGCAAGGCCCTGGACTCCGTGCAGCTACCTCATCCAACCACTCTGTGGACGAGCAACTGAAGAACACTGACACGCACCTCATTGACCTGGTAACCAATGAGATCATCACCCAAGGACCTCCAGTGGACTGGAATGACATTGCTGGTCTCGACCTAGTGAAGGCTGTCATTAAGGAGGAGGTTTTATGGCCAGTGTTGAGGTCGGATGCGTTCACTGGACTGACAGCCTTACCTCGGAGCATCCTCTTGTTTGGACCTCGGGGGACAGGCAAGACGTTATTGGGTAGATGCATAGCCAGTCAGCTGGGGGCCACGTTTTTCAAAATTGCCGGTTCTGGACTAGTCGCCAAGTGGTTAGGTGAAGCAGAGAAAATGATCCATGCCTCTTTTCTTGTGGCCAGGTGTCGCCAGCCCTCGGTGATCTTCGTTAGTGATATTGACATGCTGCTCTCCTCTCAGGTGAGTGAGGAGCACAGTCCAGTCAGTCGGATGAGAACCGAATTTCTGATGCAGCTGGACACTGTACTAACTTCAGCTGAGGACCAAATCGTAGTAATTTGTGCCACCAGTAAACCAGAAGAAATAGATGAATCTCTCCGGAGGTACTTCATGAAACGACTTTTAATCCCACTTCCTGACAGCACAGCGAGGCACCAGATAATAGTACAACTGCTCTCACAGCACAATTACTGTCTCAATGACAAGGAGTTTGCACTGCTCGTCCAGCGCACAGAAGGCTTTTCTGGACTGGACGTGGCTCATTTGTGTCAGGAAGCAGCCGTGGGCCCCCTCCATGCCATGCCAGCCACAGACCTTGCAGCCATCATGCCCAGCCAGCTGAGGCCTGTTACGTATCAAGACTTTGAAAATGCTTTCTGCAAGATTCAGCCTAGCATATCTCAAAAAGAGCTCGATATGTATGTTGAGTGGAACAAAATGTTTGGTTGCAGTCAGTGA